One region of Oceanipulchritudo coccoides genomic DNA includes:
- the arfB gene encoding alternative ribosome rescue aminoacyl-tRNA hydrolase ArfB — protein sequence MLRLSERVTIPDEEILMQAVRAQGAGGQNVNKVSSAIHLFFNIHASSLPDFYKRRLFAHAAHRISEGGVIVIKAQEFRTQAKNREAALERLKEIILAAAAPRKTRKPTRPTRGSKERRITNKKQLSEKKQRRGKPDYP from the coding sequence ATGCTCCGTCTATCTGAACGCGTAACCATTCCCGATGAGGAAATCCTCATGCAGGCGGTACGTGCCCAGGGGGCCGGAGGACAAAACGTGAACAAGGTTTCCTCCGCGATTCACTTGTTCTTCAATATCCACGCATCCTCCCTGCCCGACTTCTACAAGCGGCGGCTCTTTGCCCATGCCGCCCACCGGATCAGCGAGGGCGGGGTCATTGTCATCAAGGCACAGGAATTCCGCACACAGGCAAAAAACCGCGAGGCCGCCTTGGAGCGCCTCAAGGAAATTATCCTCGCCGCCGCGGCCCCACGGAAAACCCGCAAGCCCACGCGCCCGACCCGCGGCTCAAAGGAACGCCGCATCACCAACAAGAAACAGCTCTCCGAAAAGAAACAGCGGCGGGGGAAACCGGACTACCCTTAA